A region of Streptomyces deccanensis DNA encodes the following proteins:
- a CDS encoding endonuclease/exonuclease/phosphatase family protein: MPNEVGVTRRQGLRSAAAAAIAVPLLTTAGSSQPASAGEYAGALNVMTFNVRFATVVDSTPRWAVRRPVMRELLRRERPHVIGTQEGLYQQLRMIEKDLGAHYDWIGTGRGGGSKDEFMAIFYDTRRLDPIEFDHYWLSDTPYTIASNTWGADWLRMVTWVKFADLADGGREFYVLNTHLDSVSQYARERSAKLIGETIAGWDRSAPVVVTGDFNAAAHDNRVYDLMLGNGLVDAWDAAASRTEAYGTYHGYRALKPDGRRIDWILTSPGVTTHWAAMNTFSVDGTYPSDHLPVQASLTLG, encoded by the coding sequence GTGCCGAACGAGGTCGGAGTGACGCGTCGCCAAGGACTCAGGTCCGCGGCGGCCGCCGCCATCGCCGTGCCACTGCTGACGACGGCGGGCTCGTCACAACCGGCGTCCGCCGGTGAGTACGCGGGCGCGCTGAACGTGATGACGTTCAACGTGCGCTTCGCGACCGTCGTCGACAGCACACCGCGCTGGGCCGTTCGCCGACCGGTGATGCGGGAGTTGCTGCGCCGCGAGCGACCGCACGTCATCGGCACCCAGGAGGGGCTCTACCAGCAGTTGCGCATGATCGAGAAGGATCTCGGCGCGCACTACGACTGGATCGGCACCGGCCGAGGGGGTGGCAGCAAGGACGAGTTCATGGCGATCTTCTACGACACCCGCAGACTCGACCCGATCGAGTTCGATCACTACTGGCTGTCCGACACCCCGTACACGATCGCCTCCAACACCTGGGGCGCGGACTGGCTGCGCATGGTGACCTGGGTGAAGTTCGCCGATCTCGCCGACGGCGGACGGGAGTTCTACGTCCTGAACACCCATCTGGACAGCGTCAGCCAGTACGCCCGGGAGCGCTCGGCGAAACTGATCGGCGAGACGATCGCCGGCTGGGACCGCTCGGCACCGGTCGTCGTCACCGGCGACTTCAACGCGGCCGCCCACGACAACCGGGTGTACGACCTGATGCTGGGCAACGGCCTCGTGGACGCCTGGGACGCGGCGGCCTCGCGCACCGAGGCGTACGGGACGTACCACGGCTACCGGGCGCTCAAGCCCGACGGCAGACGCATCGACTGGATCCTCACCTCCCCCGGGGTGACCACGCACTGGGCGGCGATGAACACCTTCTCGGTGGACGGGACGTACCCGAGCGACCATCTGCCGGTGCAGGCCTCGTTGACCCTGGGATGA
- a CDS encoding electron transfer flavoprotein subunit alpha/FixB family protein: MAEVLVYVDHVDGAVRKPTLELLTLARRIGEPVAVALGNGAGDTAAALAEHGAVKVLTHEAAEYADYLVVPKVDALQAAVAAVSPAAVLVPSSAEGKEIAARLALRIGSGIITDAVDLEAGDEGPVATQSVFAASFTTKSRVSKGTPVITVKPNSAAVEAAPAAGAVEALQVTFGALATGTKVTGRTPRESTGRPELTEAAIVVSGGRGVNGTENFAIIEALADSLGAAVGASRAAVDAGWYPHTNQVGQTGKSVSPQLYIANGISGAIQHRAGMQTSKTIVAVNKDAEAPIFDLVDYGVVGDLFDVVPQLTEEIKARKG; encoded by the coding sequence ATGGCTGAAGTTCTCGTCTACGTCGACCACGTGGACGGTGCCGTCCGCAAGCCCACCCTGGAGCTGCTGACCCTGGCCCGCCGTATCGGCGAGCCCGTCGCCGTCGCGCTGGGCAACGGTGCCGGTGACACCGCCGCCGCGCTCGCCGAGCACGGCGCCGTCAAGGTGCTGACCCACGAGGCCGCCGAGTACGCCGACTACCTGGTCGTACCGAAGGTCGACGCGCTGCAGGCCGCCGTCGCCGCCGTCTCCCCGGCCGCCGTGCTGGTCCCCTCCTCCGCCGAGGGCAAGGAGATCGCCGCCCGTCTGGCGCTGCGCATCGGCTCCGGCATCATCACCGACGCCGTCGACCTCGAGGCCGGCGACGAGGGCCCGGTCGCGACCCAGTCGGTGTTCGCCGCCTCCTTCACCACCAAGTCCCGTGTCTCCAAGGGCACCCCGGTCATCACGGTCAAGCCCAACTCGGCCGCCGTGGAGGCCGCCCCGGCCGCCGGTGCGGTCGAGGCCCTGCAGGTCACCTTCGGCGCGCTGGCCACCGGCACCAAGGTCACCGGCCGCACCCCGCGTGAGTCGACCGGGCGTCCGGAGCTGACCGAGGCCGCGATCGTGGTCTCCGGCGGCCGCGGCGTCAACGGCACCGAGAACTTCGCGATCATCGAGGCGCTCGCCGACTCCCTCGGCGCGGCCGTCGGCGCCTCGCGTGCCGCGGTGGACGCCGGCTGGTACCCGCACACCAACCAGGTCGGCCAGACCGGCAAGAGCGTCTCCCCGCAGCTCTACATCGCCAACGGCATCTCCGGCGCCATCCAGCACCGGGCCGGCATGCAGACCTCGAAGACCATCGTGGCCGTCAACAAGGACGCCGAGGCCCCGATCTTCGACCTCGTCGACTACGGCGTCGTCGGTGACCTCTTCGACGTCGTCCCCCAGCTCACCGAGGAGATCAAGGCCCGCAAGGGCTGA
- a CDS encoding electron transfer flavoprotein subunit beta/FixA family protein, translating into MSLRIVVTVKYVPDATGDRHFADDLTVDRDDVDGLLSELDEYAVEQALQIADEADDAEITVLTVGPEDAKDALRKALSMGADKAIHVEDDDVHGTDAIGTSLVLAKAIEKAGYDLVISGMASTDGTMGVVPALLAERLGVPQVTLLSEVSVEDGVVKGRRDGDAASEQLEASLPAVVSVTDQSGEARYPSFKGIMAAKKKPVESWDLSDLDIEAEEVGLEGAWTAVDSATERPARTAGTIVKDEGEGGKQLAEFLAGQKFI; encoded by the coding sequence GTGAGCTTGAGGATCGTTGTCACTGTGAAGTACGTGCCCGACGCCACTGGCGACCGGCACTTCGCCGATGACCTGACCGTCGACCGTGACGACGTGGACGGTCTGCTCTCCGAGCTGGACGAGTACGCCGTCGAGCAGGCGCTGCAGATCGCCGACGAGGCCGACGACGCCGAGATCACCGTGCTGACCGTGGGTCCGGAGGACGCCAAGGACGCGCTGCGCAAGGCGCTGTCGATGGGCGCGGACAAGGCGATCCACGTCGAGGACGACGATGTGCACGGCACCGACGCGATCGGTACCTCGCTGGTGCTGGCGAAGGCGATCGAGAAGGCCGGCTACGACCTGGTGATCTCCGGTATGGCCTCCACCGACGGCACGATGGGCGTCGTCCCCGCGCTGCTCGCGGAGCGTCTGGGTGTGCCGCAGGTGACGCTGCTGTCCGAGGTCTCCGTCGAGGACGGTGTCGTCAAGGGCCGTCGTGACGGCGACGCCGCGAGCGAGCAGCTGGAGGCTTCCCTTCCGGCGGTCGTGTCGGTCACCGACCAGTCGGGCGAGGCGCGTTACCCCTCCTTCAAGGGCATCATGGCGGCGAAGAAGAAGCCGGTGGAGTCCTGGGACCTGTCCGACCTGGACATCGAGGCCGAGGAAGTCGGTCTGGAGGGTGCCTGGACGGCTGTGGACTCCGCGACCGAGCGCCCGGCGCGTACCGCAGGCACGATCGTCAAGGACGAGGGCGAGGGCGGCAAGCAGCTCGCTGAGTTCCTCGCGGGCCAGAAGTTCATCTAA
- a CDS encoding flavin reductase family protein — protein sequence MTATSGLGSPQLASPDLLRSVFRRHAAGVAVITARGAGGPVGFTATSLSSVSADPPLLSFGIGTGASSWPVISEAEHIGVHILGEHQRELAATFARSGADRFGAPTGWRSGPEGVPVLDDVLAWLVCRVVARVPAGEHRIVLAEVVVGDPSGDGRPLLYHQGRFNGLRD from the coding sequence ATGACGGCCACCTCCGGCCTCGGTTCGCCCCAGCTCGCCTCCCCCGACCTCCTGCGCTCCGTCTTCCGTCGCCACGCCGCCGGTGTGGCGGTGATCACGGCCCGGGGAGCCGGCGGCCCGGTCGGCTTCACCGCCACCTCGCTCAGCTCGGTCTCCGCCGACCCCCCGCTGCTCTCGTTCGGCATCGGCACCGGCGCGTCCAGCTGGCCGGTGATCTCCGAGGCCGAGCACATCGGCGTGCACATACTCGGGGAGCACCAGCGGGAGCTGGCGGCCACCTTCGCCCGCAGCGGGGCGGACCGGTTCGGGGCGCCCACCGGATGGCGTAGCGGTCCGGAGGGAGTTCCCGTGCTCGACGACGTGCTCGCCTGGCTGGTCTGCCGGGTGGTGGCGCGCGTCCCGGCCGGGGAGCACCGCATCGTCCTCGCCGAGGTCGTCGTGGGCGACCCCTCGGGCGACGGCCGGCCGCTGCTGTACCACCAGGGCCGCTTCAACGGTCTGCGAGACTGA